The Aquidulcibacter paucihalophilus genome has a window encoding:
- a CDS encoding ABC transporter permease, whose translation MNRLPAWMGALDRKLLRELWRMKVQALAIAFVIAGGVAVHLLAAGMLSSLQETRRAYYERNLLADIWAPTVRAPQRLIDDIRAIDGVQAAATRIRIPVLFAMEGMSAPATGEVLSLPDVGEAGVNRLHLVRGRLPTAGQRDEAVVLQAFADAHRLEIGDRIPATIYGGRRELAVVGIALSPEHVYAIGPGQFVPDDRLFGVLWMRRSALAQAVNQDEAFNESVVRLSRGASAPAVIAALDRLLVPYGAPGAYGRADQISDAFVSSEIDQLTTMGRVLPPVFLLVAAFLVNVVISRLIAVQRAGIGLLKAFGYRDRDIVAHYLKLVAVIAAAGVLIGGAAGTWLGRGMAELYMEYYRFPFLLFQADPADYATVVGVAMLTVMGGAVLAVRRVAALSPAEAMTPAPPPDYSKAAGAWITRIKILDQQSRMILRQIIRWPWRAALTVAGIAASGALLIGTMSMMDGIKVMIDSSFTVSNPHDVSVSFVEPRSRAALFSLAREDGVLAAEPFRVVPVRLRHGAREERAVITGAPLDGTLSRMVDTHNRPVQPHPGGLILSSDLAAKLQLVAGDTVEAQVTEGRRPLLALPVAAVTTSYVGSGARMRIEDLNRALGEGAQVSGAWLTVDADRTASLYTHLKETPAVVGVGLQAEAVTRLAAMLDENLGRAILVYVFFAGLIASGVVYNTVRISFAERQRELASLRVLGFSRADVSYILLGEVAFLTLLALPLGAAAGAGLAWYLAHAMSSDLFRLPFAVAPATFGMAAVVVLVITVAASLMVRRQIDRLDLVEALKTGE comes from the coding sequence GTGAACCGCCTGCCTGCCTGGATGGGCGCCCTTGACCGCAAGCTGCTGCGCGAGTTGTGGCGCATGAAAGTCCAAGCCCTGGCGATCGCGTTCGTCATCGCCGGCGGGGTCGCGGTCCATCTGCTCGCCGCCGGGATGCTGAGTTCCCTGCAGGAGACCCGGCGAGCCTACTATGAGCGCAACCTGCTCGCGGACATCTGGGCGCCGACGGTGCGGGCTCCGCAACGTTTGATCGACGACATCCGCGCCATCGACGGAGTCCAGGCCGCGGCGACTCGCATCCGGATCCCGGTGCTCTTCGCCATGGAGGGGATGAGCGCGCCCGCCACCGGCGAAGTCCTGTCCTTGCCGGACGTGGGAGAGGCGGGGGTCAATCGGCTGCATCTGGTCCGCGGCCGTCTCCCGACCGCCGGACAGCGGGACGAGGCGGTGGTGCTGCAGGCCTTTGCCGACGCCCACCGGCTCGAGATCGGCGACAGGATTCCGGCCACGATCTACGGGGGGCGGCGCGAGCTGGCGGTGGTGGGGATCGCCCTGTCGCCGGAACACGTCTACGCCATCGGCCCGGGGCAGTTCGTTCCCGATGATCGGCTGTTCGGCGTGCTCTGGATGCGGCGCAGCGCCTTGGCGCAAGCCGTCAATCAGGACGAGGCCTTCAACGAATCCGTGGTGCGGCTGTCGCGCGGTGCCTCCGCGCCCGCCGTGATCGCCGCGCTCGATCGCCTGCTGGTGCCCTATGGCGCGCCGGGAGCCTATGGCCGGGCCGACCAGATCTCGGACGCCTTCGTCTCCAGCGAGATCGACCAGCTGACGACCATGGGCCGGGTGCTGCCGCCGGTCTTCCTGCTGGTGGCGGCCTTCTTGGTCAACGTGGTGATCTCGCGGCTGATCGCCGTGCAAAGGGCCGGCATCGGTCTGCTGAAGGCCTTCGGCTACCGGGATCGCGACATCGTCGCCCACTATCTCAAGCTCGTCGCCGTCATCGCGGCGGCGGGGGTGCTGATCGGAGGCGCGGCGGGAACCTGGCTCGGCCGGGGCATGGCGGAGCTCTATATGGAGTACTACCGCTTCCCCTTCCTGCTGTTTCAGGCGGATCCGGCCGACTACGCCACCGTGGTGGGGGTGGCGATGCTGACGGTAATGGGCGGCGCGGTCCTGGCGGTGCGGCGGGTCGCGGCCCTGAGCCCGGCGGAAGCGATGACCCCCGCGCCGCCGCCAGACTATTCCAAGGCCGCCGGGGCCTGGATCACCCGGATCAAGATACTCGATCAGCAATCGCGCATGATCCTGCGCCAGATCATCCGCTGGCCCTGGCGCGCGGCCCTGACCGTGGCCGGAATTGCAGCCTCGGGCGCGTTGCTGATCGGCACGATGTCGATGATGGACGGGATCAAGGTGATGATCGACTCCAGCTTCACCGTATCGAACCCCCACGATGTCTCGGTGAGCTTCGTCGAGCCCCGGTCTCGGGCTGCCCTGTTCAGTCTCGCCCGAGAGGATGGAGTGCTGGCGGCCGAGCCGTTTCGTGTGGTCCCGGTTCGCCTGCGCCACGGCGCGCGCGAGGAGCGGGCGGTGATCACCGGCGCGCCGTTGGACGGGACCTTGTCCAGGATGGTCGACACCCACAATCGGCCGGTCCAGCCGCATCCCGGCGGCCTGATCCTGTCCAGCGATCTGGCCGCCAAGCTCCAGCTCGTGGCGGGCGACACCGTCGAGGCGCAGGTCACGGAAGGCCGCCGACCGTTGCTCGCGCTTCCGGTCGCGGCCGTCACCACCAGCTATGTCGGCTCCGGGGCGCGGATGCGTATCGAGGACCTGAACCGGGCGCTGGGCGAGGGGGCGCAGGTGTCGGGGGCCTGGCTGACGGTCGACGCCGACCGGACGGCGAGCCTTTACACTCATCTGAAAGAGACGCCCGCCGTCGTCGGCGTGGGTCTGCAGGCGGAAGCCGTGACACGCCTCGCCGCCATGCTCGACGAGAACCTGGGCAGGGCCATCCTCGTCTACGTCTTCTTCGCCGGCCTGATCGCTTCCGGGGTGGTCTACAATACGGTGCGCATCTCCTTCGCCGAGCGCCAACGTGAGCTGGCTTCACTGCGGGTGCTCGGCTTCTCGCGCGCCGACGTCTCCTACATACTGTTAGGGGAGGTGGCTTTTCTGACGCTCCTCGCTCTGCCGCTGGGCGCGGCGGCAGGGGCCGGTCTCGCCTGGTATCTGGCCCACGCCATGAGTTCCGACCTTTTCCGGCTGCCCTTCGCCGTCGCGCCCGCGACTTTCGGCATGGCGGCGGTGGTGGTGCTGGTCATTACTGTCGCGGCGAGCCTGATGGTGCGGCGGCAGATCGATCGGCTCGATCTGGTCGAAGCCCTGAAGACCGGAGAGTAG
- a CDS encoding response regulator: protein MSEVPDLRVLIVEDQALLAMELELVLSESGCNVVGCAMDTAGALAIAEQDRPELALVDINLLDGMTGPDIARRLIKDHGTAVVFLTANPEQIPDGFAGALGAVSKPFDETTILGVVAFARQFIRHGAFAETPRRFSPAPWLTTVPNGIAPR, encoded by the coding sequence GTGTCTGAAGTACCCGACCTTCGGGTCCTGATTGTCGAAGACCAGGCCTTGCTCGCCATGGAGCTTGAGCTGGTCCTGTCCGAGTCCGGCTGCAACGTCGTGGGCTGTGCCATGGACACGGCCGGTGCCCTCGCGATCGCCGAACAGGACCGGCCTGAGCTGGCCCTGGTCGACATCAATCTGCTGGACGGGATGACCGGTCCTGACATCGCCCGACGCCTGATCAAGGACCACGGTACGGCCGTGGTCTTTCTGACCGCCAATCCGGAACAGATCCCCGACGGGTTCGCGGGCGCGCTGGGTGCGGTGTCCAAACCGTTCGACGAGACCACCATCCTCGGCGTCGTCGCCTTCGCCCGCCAGTTCATCCGGCATGGCGCGTTTGCGGAGACGCCGCGCCGCTTCAGCCCGGCACCCTGGCTCACAACGGTCCCGAACGGGATCGCGCCGCGCTAG
- a CDS encoding N-acetyltransferase family protein, with protein MSPVLRDAVEGDLPAITALYGAEVEGGTATFETTPPGLEEMIRRFAAVQGHALPWLVAETDGRFAGYAYASPFRPRPAYRYGVEVSIYVEAHARRRGVGRALLEGLIARSRDHGLRHLIGAISDSDTSEASIALHRALGFRDAGVYRQVGWKFERWLDVTLMQLDLDPDGAPPASPGLDLTGGLA; from the coding sequence ATGAGCCCTGTGCTGAGGGATGCCGTCGAAGGCGACCTGCCGGCGATCACGGCCCTTTATGGCGCCGAGGTCGAGGGCGGCACCGCCACCTTCGAGACCACGCCGCCCGGGCTTGAAGAGATGATCCGGCGCTTCGCGGCGGTGCAGGGACACGCCCTGCCGTGGCTCGTCGCGGAAACCGATGGCCGTTTCGCCGGCTATGCCTATGCCTCGCCGTTCCGGCCGCGTCCGGCCTATCGCTATGGCGTCGAGGTTTCGATCTATGTCGAGGCGCACGCGCGTCGGCGGGGCGTGGGCCGGGCCCTTCTCGAAGGCCTGATCGCCCGAAGCCGCGACCATGGCCTGCGGCATCTGATCGGTGCCATCAGCGACAGTGACACCAGTGAGGCGTCGATCGCCCTGCACCGGGCGCTCGGATTCCGGGACGCCGGCGTCTATCGCCAGGTTGGCTGGAAATTCGAACGGTGGCTGGACGTCACCCTGATGCAGCTGGACCTCGATCCCGACGGTGCGCCGCCGGCTTCGCCGGGGCTGGACCTGACGGGCGGCCTCGCTTGA
- a CDS encoding ABC transporter ATP-binding protein — protein sequence MTRAADAPAAATPAPPCFSARAVTKVYGSGPAAVQALRGVDLDLPDGEMVVVLGASGSGKSTFLNILGGLDTPTSGQVLFRGADISRADQRQLTEYRRRHVGFVFQFYNLMPSLTARENVALVTEIAEAPLRPEEALAMVGLENRLDHFPAQMSGGEQQRVAIARAVAKQPSVLLCDEPTGALDSATGVRVLEALKTVNDTLGATTLLITHNVGIAAIADRVVIFADGRVREVRVNRTKRQPREISW from the coding sequence ATGACGCGCGCCGCTGACGCCCCGGCCGCGGCGACGCCGGCCCCGCCCTGCTTCAGCGCCCGGGCCGTGACCAAGGTCTACGGCTCCGGTCCGGCGGCGGTGCAGGCCCTGCGCGGCGTCGACCTCGACCTGCCCGACGGCGAGATGGTCGTCGTGCTCGGCGCTTCGGGCAGCGGCAAGTCGACGTTCCTGAACATCCTCGGCGGGCTGGACACGCCGACCAGCGGACAGGTGCTGTTCCGGGGCGCGGACATCAGCCGGGCGGACCAGCGGCAGCTGACCGAATACCGCCGCCGGCACGTCGGCTTTGTCTTCCAGTTCTACAATCTGATGCCCAGCCTGACCGCGCGCGAAAATGTCGCCCTGGTCACCGAGATCGCCGAGGCTCCCCTACGTCCGGAGGAGGCGCTGGCTATGGTCGGCCTGGAGAACCGTCTGGATCACTTTCCCGCCCAGATGTCGGGCGGCGAACAGCAACGCGTGGCGATCGCCCGCGCCGTGGCCAAGCAGCCATCCGTGCTGCTCTGTGACGAGCCCACCGGGGCGCTGGATTCCGCCACCGGCGTGCGGGTCCTGGAGGCGTTGAAGACCGTCAACGACACCCTTGGTGCCACCACCCTGCTGATCACCCACAATGTCGGCATCGCCGCCATCGCCGATCGGGTGGTGATATTCGCCGACGGGCGGGTCCGCGAGGTGCGCGTAAACCGGACCAAGCGCCAACCCCGGGAGATTTCCTGGTGA
- a CDS encoding serine protease produces MFDLQTPPQPAWELVQAQDPVQIQEPPIAELAAPAWDLTVGLISATVQIDQNNGDGTRRVGTAFLINAPRPDGTPRTVLVTAHHVLDGMSNRDARMGWRSEMPGGGWRFAPDPLRIRDMAGDRLWTKHPERDIAVMEISAPPAFTRAAIPLGWLASGEDLDSWQVGPGDELMTLGFPRGYSSNTAGFPILRTGRIASWPLTPVENFPVFLLDFPVFPGNSGGPVFWTPAARKLPGTVQPDHPFIAGVLTSEVRPSDEPLGIGVVAHASYVREAIALLDAAPTVGQGP; encoded by the coding sequence ATGTTCGATCTTCAGACGCCGCCTCAACCCGCCTGGGAGCTGGTGCAGGCGCAGGACCCGGTTCAGATCCAGGAGCCGCCCATAGCGGAGCTCGCTGCGCCCGCCTGGGACCTGACCGTCGGCCTGATCAGCGCCACGGTCCAGATCGATCAGAACAACGGTGACGGCACCCGCCGCGTCGGCACAGCCTTCCTGATCAATGCGCCGCGCCCGGACGGCACGCCCCGGACCGTGCTGGTGACGGCGCACCATGTGCTCGACGGCATGAGCAACCGGGACGCCCGCATGGGCTGGCGCAGCGAGATGCCGGGCGGCGGCTGGCGGTTCGCGCCCGATCCCTTGCGCATCCGTGACATGGCCGGCGACCGGCTCTGGACCAAACATCCCGAGCGCGACATCGCCGTGATGGAGATTTCGGCCCCGCCGGCCTTCACCCGCGCCGCCATACCCCTGGGCTGGCTGGCCAGCGGTGAGGACCTGGACAGCTGGCAGGTCGGGCCGGGGGACGAGCTGATGACGCTCGGCTTTCCGCGCGGCTATTCGTCGAACACAGCGGGCTTTCCAATCCTGAGGACGGGCCGCATCGCCTCCTGGCCACTGACACCGGTCGAGAACTTTCCGGTCTTTCTGCTTGATTTTCCAGTCTTTCCGGGAAACTCAGGCGGGCCCGTTTTCTGGACGCCGGCCGCGCGCAAACTGCCGGGCACCGTGCAGCCCGACCATCCGTTCATCGCTGGTGTTCTGACGTCCGAGGTCCGTCCGTCGGATGAACCGCTGGGCATCGGGGTGGTCGCACACGCCAGCTATGTCCGTGAAGCGATCGCCTTGCTGGATGCCGCGCCGACGGTGGGTCAGGGACCGTAG
- a CDS encoding HlyD family efflux transporter periplasmic adaptor subunit, whose amino-acid sequence MKISRFNLKFRTLFWVAVALALAALLVFAFRPRPVLVDLGEISRGPLTVSVRDEARTRARDVYLVSAPVSGRLLRVGNRAGERVEAGAVIAIIEPAPATFVDELSRLEIQAGVRSAEATLALARAELESAEARLAYARIEADRTETLFAASVASQSALDRARLDVRTAAAAAGNARAGVGVRQAALEAARVRLIEPAAASSGGRTVTIRAPVAGRVLRVLQESESVIAQGAPVLEIGDPRDLEVVAELLSSDAARIVAGAPAVIDAWGDGPPLRGRVRQVEPYGFLKVSALGVEEQRVRVIIDLVDPPAAWSAVGHGYRVEAAVIVWTGEAVVRVPAAALFRDRGRWAVFRVEGGRARLRRVEIGQNNGQLAEVRSGLKPGDRVVLHPGQSVSDGGALRVRPS is encoded by the coding sequence TTGAAAATCAGCCGGTTCAATCTCAAATTCCGGACGCTGTTCTGGGTCGCCGTCGCGCTGGCGCTGGCGGCGCTGCTCGTCTTCGCCTTCCGGCCGCGCCCCGTCCTCGTGGACCTCGGCGAGATCAGCCGCGGCCCGCTCACGGTTTCAGTCCGTGACGAGGCGCGCACGCGGGCGCGAGACGTCTATTTGGTCTCTGCTCCGGTCTCGGGCCGGTTGCTGCGTGTCGGCAACCGCGCGGGCGAGCGGGTCGAGGCCGGGGCGGTGATCGCGATCATCGAGCCGGCCCCGGCGACCTTCGTGGACGAGCTGTCCCGGCTGGAGATTCAGGCCGGAGTCCGCTCGGCCGAGGCCACCCTAGCGCTCGCGCGCGCCGAGCTGGAAAGCGCCGAAGCCCGGCTGGCTTATGCCCGGATCGAGGCCGATCGGACCGAGACCCTGTTCGCCGCCTCGGTCGCGTCGCAAAGCGCTCTGGACCGCGCCCGTCTCGATGTGCGCACCGCCGCCGCCGCCGCCGGCAACGCCCGGGCGGGTGTCGGCGTGCGGCAGGCGGCCCTTGAGGCGGCCCGGGTGCGTTTGATCGAGCCGGCCGCCGCGAGTTCCGGGGGACGCACGGTGACGATCCGGGCGCCGGTGGCCGGGCGTGTCCTGCGGGTGCTGCAGGAAAGCGAAAGCGTGATCGCGCAGGGCGCGCCCGTGTTGGAGATCGGCGACCCTCGGGATCTCGAGGTAGTCGCCGAACTGCTGTCGAGCGATGCGGCGCGGATCGTCGCAGGCGCGCCTGCGGTGATAGACGCTTGGGGGGACGGACCGCCGCTTCGGGGGCGGGTCCGGCAGGTCGAACCCTACGGGTTCCTCAAGGTGTCGGCCTTGGGCGTCGAGGAGCAGCGGGTCAGGGTGATCATCGATCTGGTCGATCCGCCCGCGGCCTGGTCCGCCGTCGGCCACGGCTACCGGGTCGAGGCGGCGGTGATTGTCTGGACCGGGGAGGCGGTGGTCCGGGTTCCTGCGGCGGCCTTGTTCCGGGACCGGGGGCGATGGGCTGTGTTCAGGGTCGAGGGCGGAAGGGCGCGGTTGCGGCGGGTCGAGATTGGCCAGAACAACGGGCAGCTGGCTGAGGTCCGCTCGGGGTTGAAACCGGGCGACCGGGTGGTGCTTCATCCCGGGCAATCCGTCTCCGACGGCGGCGCGTTGCGGGTCCGGCCTTCCTGA
- a CDS encoding NAD(P)-dependent oxidoreductase, with protein sequence MKIGFAGLGVMGGPMARHLVQAGHEVTGFNRSPDKARAWADATGGAFAATVAQASDGVELLILCVGNDDDVRQVVTEALPHLAAGAVIVDHTTTSARVAREMAALSAETGCAFIDAPVSGGQAGAENGQLSVMAGGDAAALARVEATLMAYSKAVKHMGPSGSGQLTKMVNQIAIAGVVQGLAEAVHFAEVAGLDTTAAYDAISKGAAQSWQMDNRWKTMAEGQFEFGFAVDWMRKDLGLVLDEARANGAHLSLTALVDQFYSEVQAMGGARWDTSSLAARLQDRVRKA encoded by the coding sequence ATGAAGATCGGTTTCGCGGGTCTGGGCGTGATGGGCGGCCCGATGGCGCGCCATCTGGTTCAGGCAGGACATGAGGTCACGGGCTTCAATCGCTCGCCGGACAAGGCAAGGGCCTGGGCCGATGCGACCGGCGGAGCATTCGCCGCGACGGTGGCGCAGGCGTCAGACGGCGTCGAGTTGCTCATCCTGTGCGTCGGCAATGACGATGATGTGCGGCAGGTCGTGACGGAGGCGCTGCCGCATCTGGCCGCCGGTGCCGTGATCGTCGATCACACCACGACCTCAGCCCGCGTGGCGCGCGAGATGGCCGCGCTGTCGGCCGAAACCGGATGCGCCTTCATCGACGCCCCGGTCTCCGGCGGGCAGGCCGGGGCCGAGAACGGCCAGCTCAGCGTGATGGCCGGCGGGGATGCGGCTGCGCTGGCGCGGGTCGAGGCGACCCTGATGGCGTATTCCAAGGCCGTGAAACACATGGGGCCGTCGGGCTCCGGCCAGTTGACCAAGATGGTCAACCAGATCGCCATCGCCGGCGTCGTTCAGGGTCTGGCGGAAGCGGTGCATTTCGCTGAGGTCGCGGGCCTCGACACGACCGCGGCCTATGACGCCATTTCCAAGGGTGCCGCGCAGTCCTGGCAGATGGACAACCGCTGGAAGACCATGGCCGAGGGCCAGTTCGAGTTCGGGTTTGCCGTCGACTGGATGCGCAAGGATCTGGGTCTGGTGCTGGATGAGGCGCGCGCGAACGGCGCGCATCTGTCGCTGACGGCGCTGGTGGACCAGTTCTATTCCGAGGTTCAGGCCATGGGCGGCGCGCGCTGGGACACCTCGAGCCTGGCGGCTCGGCTGCAGGACCGGGTCAGGAAGGCCTGA
- a CDS encoding flavin reductase family protein — protein MSTSETDAFDITAYRRALGGFATGVCVVTAHTPDGPYGITINSFTSVSLRPPLVLWCLDRASDRHDGFAGAERFAVHMLPVEDREMSDRFAWGVCRLSSDEFDSSSPEPPRLKNALTRLDCVAAERIIMGDHLTIVGAVKGFETRAGAGLTYFRGRYGVAEEPGV, from the coding sequence GTGAGCACCTCCGAAACCGACGCCTTTGACATCACCGCCTATCGCCGGGCCCTCGGAGGATTCGCGACCGGGGTCTGCGTGGTGACGGCGCATACGCCCGACGGGCCCTACGGCATCACGATCAACTCCTTCACATCCGTGTCCCTGAGGCCACCGCTGGTACTCTGGTGTCTGGACCGGGCCTCGGACCGCCACGACGGCTTCGCCGGCGCTGAACGATTCGCCGTGCATATGTTGCCGGTCGAGGACCGCGAGATGTCGGATCGCTTCGCCTGGGGCGTCTGCCGCCTGTCATCCGACGAATTCGACAGTTCCAGCCCTGAGCCGCCCAGATTGAAGAACGCCCTGACCCGACTGGACTGCGTCGCCGCGGAGCGGATCATCATGGGCGACCACCTGACGATCGTCGGCGCGGTCAAGGGGTTCGAGACGCGGGCAGGGGCCGGCCTGACCTATTTCCGTGGACGCTACGGCGTCGCCGAGGAGCCAGGCGTATGA
- a CDS encoding prolyl oligopeptidase family serine peptidase, with protein MNRRDLLATSAAVLAATALPAQARPSGASMSQGTPVPPVAKKIPVRIEQLGRVRTDDYQWMKDDNWQAVLRDPTLIKADVKEHLEAENAYREAMMASTLPLQAAMFEEMKGRIKEADSSVPSPDGPWEYYVEYRTGDQHPRYMRRPRGGAGEAQLLLDANALAAGKAYSEVSSAGQSPDHTLFAYSEDAQGSEVHQIFVKDLATGEVLPDPVGSAIGDFTFSPDSQWLFWTNRDDNGRPDKIFRRPARGGETTLVYQEDDDGMFIGVGRTADDAFILITVGNQETSEARVIPGATPTATPVVLQPRDVGRLYEADHWGDRWVIRTNADDSIDFKIVEAPTATPGKAHWTDLVPHTPGRYIEGVALVKNHIARQERADANTRIIIRDRAGAEHEIAVDEPAYSLSLAGASEFDTTVMRYGYNSPSTPTSTYDYDLATRERTLRKVQEVPSGHNAADYVVERLNAPAPDGELVPVTVLRRRDTPVDGSAPVLLYGYGSYGSPIPASFSTNRLSLVDRGWIYAIAHVRGGSDKGWNWFLTARRMTKKNTFTDFIAAAEHLIARDYARAGQIVAEGRSAGGMLMGAINNMRPDLWAGVIGGVPFVDVINTMSDVSLPLTPPEWPEWGNPIEDPEAYDYMMSYSPYDQVGPMAYPAVLATGGLSDPRVTYWEPEKWVAKLRPATTSGKPILLKINMEAGHAGSSGRFDYLKEVAHDYAFAVWAIDKGWERG; from the coding sequence ATGAACCGCCGCGACCTTCTCGCCACATCCGCCGCTGTGCTCGCGGCAACCGCCCTTCCCGCCCAAGCCCGCCCATCCGGAGCCTCGATGTCCCAAGGTACGCCCGTCCCGCCCGTCGCGAAGAAGATTCCGGTCCGCATCGAGCAGCTGGGGCGCGTCCGCACCGACGACTATCAGTGGATGAAGGACGACAACTGGCAGGCCGTGCTGCGCGACCCGACGCTGATCAAGGCCGACGTCAAGGAACACCTCGAGGCGGAAAATGCCTATCGCGAGGCTATGATGGCCTCGACCCTGCCCCTGCAGGCGGCGATGTTCGAGGAGATGAAGGGGCGGATCAAGGAGGCGGACAGTTCGGTCCCCTCCCCTGACGGCCCGTGGGAGTATTACGTCGAATACCGCACCGGGGATCAGCATCCCCGCTATATGCGCAGGCCGCGGGGCGGGGCCGGTGAAGCCCAGCTGCTGCTCGACGCCAACGCCCTGGCGGCGGGCAAGGCCTATTCGGAGGTGTCCTCGGCGGGCCAGAGCCCGGACCATACCCTGTTCGCCTATTCGGAGGACGCGCAGGGGTCCGAGGTGCACCAGATCTTCGTCAAGGATCTGGCGACCGGTGAGGTCCTGCCCGATCCGGTCGGCTCGGCCATCGGCGACTTCACCTTCTCACCCGACAGCCAGTGGCTGTTCTGGACCAACCGCGACGACAACGGCCGTCCGGACAAGATCTTCCGCCGGCCCGCTCGCGGTGGCGAGACGACCCTGGTCTACCAGGAGGACGACGACGGCATGTTCATCGGCGTCGGCCGCACGGCCGATGACGCCTTCATTCTGATCACCGTGGGCAACCAGGAGACATCCGAGGCGCGGGTCATTCCGGGGGCCACCCCGACCGCAACGCCCGTCGTGCTCCAGCCGCGCGACGTCGGCCGGCTGTACGAGGCCGACCACTGGGGTGACCGCTGGGTGATCCGCACCAATGCCGACGACTCCATCGACTTCAAGATCGTCGAGGCCCCGACGGCGACGCCGGGCAAGGCGCACTGGACCGATCTCGTCCCGCACACGCCGGGCCGCTACATCGAGGGCGTGGCGCTGGTGAAGAACCATATCGCCCGTCAGGAGCGGGCCGACGCCAACACCCGGATCATCATCCGCGACCGGGCCGGTGCCGAGCACGAGATCGCCGTGGACGAGCCCGCCTACTCCCTGTCGCTGGCGGGGGCGTCGGAGTTCGACACCACGGTCATGCGCTACGGCTACAACTCGCCGTCCACGCCGACCTCGACCTATGACTACGACCTGGCGACGCGCGAGCGGACCCTGCGCAAGGTGCAGGAGGTGCCGTCCGGCCATAACGCGGCGGACTATGTCGTGGAACGGCTCAACGCCCCTGCCCCTGACGGCGAACTGGTGCCGGTGACGGTGCTGCGCCGGCGGGATACGCCGGTCGACGGTTCCGCGCCGGTGCTGCTGTACGGCTACGGCTCCTACGGCAGCCCGATCCCGGCCAGCTTCTCGACCAACCGGTTGTCGCTGGTCGACCGGGGCTGGATCTACGCCATCGCCCACGTGCGCGGCGGCTCCGACAAGGGCTGGAACTGGTTCCTGACCGCGCGGCGGATGACCAAGAAGAACACCTTCACCGACTTCATCGCCGCGGCGGAACACCTGATCGCCCGCGACTATGCCCGGGCCGGTCAGATCGTGGCCGAGGGCCGGTCGGCAGGCGGGATGCTGATGGGGGCGATCAACAACATGCGGCCTGACCTGTGGGCCGGGGTGATCGGCGGCGTGCCGTTTGTCGACGTCATCAACACCATGAGCGACGTCAGCCTGCCGCTGACCCCGCCGGAATGGCCCGAATGGGGCAATCCGATCGAGGACCCCGAGGCCTACGACTACATGATGAGCTACAGCCCCTACGATCAGGTCGGCCCGATGGCCTATCCGGCGGTGCTGGCCACCGGCGGCCTGTCGGACCCGCGGGTGACCTACTGGGAACCCGAGAAATGGGTGGCGAAGCTGCGGCCAGCCACGACCTCGGGCAAGCCAATCCTGTTGAAGATCAACATGGAAGCGGGCCACGCCGGGTCATCGGGGCGGTTCGACTATCTGAAGGAAGTCGCCCACGACTATGCCTTCGCCGTCTGGGCCATCGACAAGGGGTGGGAGCGGGGCTGA
- a CDS encoding DUF1036 domain-containing protein: MRTHLFVAALAVSIVAGSPGVAAAQSKPGMAPPAPPPASTIDIRVCNESGRNGTVAISYIEVGTGRFINRGWYTVNAGACTALVSTDNTIFYMYGDTTDGSGRVWRGNHPLCVQYPGPYTFWSDGSSTCPAGYETRDFVVLTAESVGQYTWTLEP, translated from the coding sequence ATGAGAACACATCTTTTCGTCGCGGCTCTGGCCGTTTCAATCGTCGCCGGCTCGCCGGGCGTGGCCGCCGCCCAGTCCAAGCCGGGCATGGCACCCCCCGCGCCGCCGCCGGCCTCTACCATCGACATCCGGGTCTGCAATGAGAGTGGCCGCAACGGCACCGTTGCGATCTCCTATATCGAGGTCGGGACCGGCCGGTTCATCAACCGCGGCTGGTACACGGTGAATGCGGGGGCCTGTACCGCGCTGGTCTCCACCGACAACACCATTTTCTACATGTATGGCGACACGACGGATGGCTCGGGCCGGGTCTGGCGTGGCAACCATCCCCTGTGCGTCCAGTACCCCGGACCCTACACCTTCTGGTCCGACGGCAGCTCGACGTGCCCGGCGGGCTACGAGACCCGTGACTTCGTGGTTCTGACCGCCGAGAGCGTCGGGCAATATACCTGGACGCTCGAACCCTGA